In Nakamurella antarctica, the following are encoded in one genomic region:
- a CDS encoding carbohydrate ABC transporter permease — MTPPSDLLIKQRQPALASTTTGPVTPKRLTHRSKRDFFVFLAFALPNLALIAVFTYRPLLNNLYYSTLDWTLGSSTATSIGFDNYRKFFQSAESMETLKVTGIFTVATVFGSMAIGLLVALSLNRKVRGHSFARAAIFAPFVLSGVGVGLIWLFIFDPTIGVLSAVFRAWGSVSPQWFNDPNLALTMIIIVYVWKNLGYAAVIYLAALQSIPKDQLEAAELDGANGFKKFRYITLPLLSPTTFFLMLTTILSSLQAFDLIRIMTPTGSGTTTLMYSSYLQAFAGAYQRAGYSAAISVILFVLLLIMTIFQLRFLEKRVHYA, encoded by the coding sequence ATGACCCCGCCCTCCGATCTGTTAATCAAACAACGACAGCCCGCCTTGGCATCCACCACGACTGGGCCAGTAACTCCAAAGAGGCTTACGCACCGGAGCAAGCGAGACTTTTTTGTGTTCTTGGCCTTCGCGCTACCGAACCTTGCACTGATCGCTGTCTTCACCTACAGACCTCTGTTGAACAACCTCTATTACTCCACGCTCGACTGGACGCTGGGAAGCTCCACCGCAACGTCGATCGGTTTTGACAACTACCGGAAATTCTTTCAGTCGGCTGAAAGCATGGAAACGCTCAAAGTCACCGGAATCTTCACTGTGGCAACGGTTTTTGGCTCCATGGCAATCGGTCTGCTGGTGGCGCTCTCACTCAACAGGAAGGTTCGCGGCCACTCGTTCGCGAGAGCAGCTATCTTTGCCCCGTTCGTACTTTCTGGCGTGGGGGTAGGCCTGATCTGGTTGTTCATTTTCGACCCGACTATCGGGGTCTTGTCGGCGGTATTCCGCGCGTGGGGAAGCGTCAGCCCGCAATGGTTCAACGATCCGAATCTAGCGTTGACGATGATCATCATCGTGTACGTGTGGAAGAACCTCGGGTACGCCGCGGTCATCTATCTTGCTGCGCTGCAATCAATTCCGAAGGATCAGTTGGAAGCAGCGGAACTAGATGGAGCAAACGGGTTTAAAAAGTTTAGGTACATCACTCTTCCGCTGCTGTCCCCCACAACGTTCTTTCTGATGCTCACCACGATCTTGAGTTCACTGCAGGCGTTCGACCTGATTCGGATTATGACTCCCACCGGCAGCGGCACCACCACGTTGATGTACTCCTCCTACTTACAGGCCTTCGCCGGCGCCTACCAGCGCGCTGGGTACTCCGCCGCGATCTCCGTCATCCTTTTCGTCCTGCTCCTGATAATGACCATTTTCCAGCTCCGTTTTCTAGAAAAACGTGTGCACTACGCATGA
- a CDS encoding carbohydrate ABC transporter permease, which produces MSKATRAPRPQRRADRPLSASNVWATVLGGYIPLILATFVIIAPLLWMVLSSFKQPSEIVTTDIVVLPGSFDPANYIQAAHQIPFLRMLLNSTIVTVIGASIKLLLAISTAYALVFVRFPFKRTIFVAILIALMVPPQVALLPNYVLIANLGGLNTYWGIIVPGLGTAFGTFLLRQHFLALPMSVIEAAELDGAGHWRRLTSVVIPISMPTIATVALVSIVNEWNDYIWPLIITTDSSMMTLPVGLTMLRNSESGADSYGVLMAGAVMVILPVLIVFAALQRYIVAGLTQGANTG; this is translated from the coding sequence ATGAGCAAAGCCACGCGGGCGCCTCGCCCCCAGAGGAGGGCAGACCGTCCCCTTTCCGCGAGCAATGTCTGGGCCACTGTTCTCGGTGGATACATCCCTCTGATTCTGGCCACATTCGTCATCATCGCGCCGCTGCTCTGGATGGTCTTGTCGTCGTTCAAGCAACCGTCAGAGATCGTCACCACCGATATCGTCGTCTTGCCGGGCTCTTTTGATCCGGCAAACTACATCCAAGCTGCCCATCAGATCCCCTTCCTACGAATGCTGCTGAACAGCACCATCGTCACCGTCATCGGCGCGAGCATCAAGCTATTACTAGCCATATCTACCGCTTATGCCTTGGTTTTCGTGCGGTTTCCCTTCAAGCGCACAATCTTCGTTGCCATCTTGATCGCGTTGATGGTGCCGCCACAGGTGGCGCTGCTGCCGAACTACGTGTTGATCGCCAACTTGGGCGGCCTTAACACCTACTGGGGGATTATCGTGCCGGGTCTCGGCACAGCATTTGGCACATTCCTGCTGCGCCAGCACTTCCTGGCACTTCCCATGTCCGTCATCGAGGCTGCGGAACTCGACGGCGCCGGACATTGGCGCCGCCTCACCAGCGTTGTCATTCCCATCTCGATGCCCACCATCGCCACCGTGGCGCTGGTTTCGATCGTCAACGAATGGAACGACTATATTTGGCCGCTTATCATCACGACCGACTCCTCCATGATGACCCTTCCAGTGGGGTTGACCATGCTGCGGAACAGCGAAAGTGGCGCCGATTCCTACGGCGTGCTGATGGCCGGCGCTGTCATGGTCATTCTTCCCGTCCTTATCGTCTTCGCCGCGTTGCAGCGCTACATAGTCGCTGGGCTCACCCAAGGCGCCAACACGGGCTAA